One region of Glutamicibacter sp. B1 genomic DNA includes:
- a CDS encoding RNB domain-containing ribonuclease: MSDRRIRSPRPVPSSDLAQLLLGLEAEFEVPAPFDEATLKAAENAVANLEMPSEDATDIPFFTIDPEGATDLDQAMYLEKTAEGYIVNYAIADVPAFVELNSVLDQVARERGQTFYLPHRKITLHPPVISEDQGSLLPNQIRPAFHWKITLDQAGSLGTVELKRVMIKSRAQLDYATAQQDLDNGSENQQLKLLAEIGALRIEQERLRGGASLNLPDQEIEEDGDGYRLVSRVPLPLEEHNAQISLLTGIAAARFMLNAGVGILRTMPQPEEKSLQEFRAQTQLLGHPWSDEISYGEYLHGLDVSDPKQLVIMHRAASLFRGADYHLIDGQPEDELIQAALAAPYSHTTAPLRRLVDRFVLLTCHLITTGESIPDELKDALEQLPSLMRESSTAANRVSRAALDLMEAFVLQSRVGEQFQAIILQGGSNKDGKESSGLLQLIDLPVTGSFTGPGDPGSIATVKLVHADPQQRQINFEIVA; the protein is encoded by the coding sequence AGTGATCGACGAATCCGTAGCCCCCGCCCAGTACCTTCCAGCGATCTCGCCCAGCTCTTATTAGGGCTCGAAGCCGAGTTCGAAGTACCTGCGCCCTTTGATGAGGCGACGCTAAAGGCCGCTGAGAACGCGGTGGCCAACCTAGAGATGCCCAGTGAAGATGCCACCGACATCCCGTTCTTCACCATTGATCCAGAAGGTGCCACCGACCTAGATCAGGCCATGTATCTGGAAAAGACCGCAGAAGGTTACATCGTCAATTACGCCATCGCAGATGTGCCCGCCTTCGTTGAACTAAACAGCGTATTAGACCAGGTGGCCCGTGAGCGTGGACAAACTTTTTACCTCCCGCATCGAAAGATCACTCTTCATCCGCCGGTAATTTCAGAAGACCAGGGCTCCCTGCTCCCCAACCAGATCCGTCCTGCATTTCATTGGAAGATAACTCTTGACCAAGCAGGCTCATTAGGAACGGTCGAATTAAAACGCGTGATGATCAAGTCTCGCGCTCAATTGGACTACGCCACCGCCCAGCAAGATCTGGACAACGGTTCAGAGAACCAACAGCTCAAACTACTTGCTGAAATCGGCGCCCTGCGCATCGAGCAGGAAAGACTGCGCGGTGGGGCCTCCCTTAATCTTCCGGATCAGGAAATTGAGGAAGACGGTGATGGATATCGTCTCGTCAGCCGAGTGCCTTTGCCCTTGGAAGAGCACAACGCTCAAATCTCTTTACTCACCGGCATTGCAGCCGCACGGTTCATGCTCAATGCTGGGGTGGGAATCTTGAGAACTATGCCACAGCCCGAAGAGAAAAGCTTGCAAGAATTTCGAGCTCAGACTCAACTTCTGGGTCACCCGTGGAGTGATGAGATCAGCTACGGAGAGTATCTTCATGGATTAGATGTCAGTGATCCAAAGCAGCTGGTCATCATGCATCGCGCTGCTTCCTTGTTCCGGGGAGCCGACTATCATCTCATTGATGGTCAGCCCGAAGATGAGCTAATTCAAGCAGCATTGGCTGCACCCTACTCGCATACCACTGCTCCCCTGCGCCGGCTGGTTGACCGGTTTGTTTTACTGACCTGCCACCTAATCACCACCGGAGAAAGCATCCCTGACGAGCTAAAAGATGCCCTAGAGCAGTTACCGAGCCTGATGCGGGAGAGCTCCACAGCAGCGAATCGAGTCAGTCGCGCCGCATTAGATCTCATGGAAGCCTTCGTCCTTCAAAGCAGGGTCGGTGAACAGTTCCAGGCCATCATCTTGCAAGGTGGAAGCAATAAGGATGGCAAGGAATCATCGGGACTACTACAGCTCATTGATCTGCCGGTGACGGGAAGCTTTACCGGGCCTGGTGACCCGGGGTCGATTGCGACCGTGAAACTTGTCCATGCTGATCCGCAGCAACGTCAGATTAACTTTGAAATCGTGGCCTAA
- a CDS encoding DEAD/DEAH box helicase has protein sequence MSDTTLTAEAVEPQDNSNASEPAQQSFADLNVREDIVASLSEAGIIFPFPIQAMTLPVALGGNDIIGQAKTGTGKTLGFGIPALQRVIREGDQGYEDLAFPGAPQALIVAPTRELAIQVGADLAQASKHSNISITTIYGGRPYEEQIAALKAGTDVIVGTPGRLIDLNRQRVLNLKQVRTVVLDEADEMLDLGFLPDVERILAALPPVRQAMLFSATMPGAVITMARRYMSRPTHIRAQDPGDDESLTKRNIRQLVYRAHNMDKDEMVARLLQAEGRGKTIIFTQTKRSAAKLTDELVDRGFNAGSLHGDLGQGAREQALKAFRSGKVDILVATDVAARGIDVDDVTHVVNLQCPDDENTYLHRVGRTGRAGNTGTAVTFVDWDSVPRWSLINKALGLNVPEPVETYSSSPHFFTDLDIPKGTKGHLPRAKKANGAEGERSARNEDSPRTPRRRSNTRSRTRTVNGQRTEKRAAQGEGAEQEGSRHGHSKGKQDRPARENERHRQTQQAGAEGVGTAQAPAQARRRRPRRRTRSTDAGGQD, from the coding sequence GTGAGTGACACGACTTTGACAGCAGAGGCTGTCGAACCACAAGACAATTCGAATGCTTCTGAGCCAGCCCAGCAGAGTTTTGCTGATCTGAACGTGCGAGAAGACATTGTCGCTTCTCTCTCCGAAGCCGGGATCATCTTCCCCTTCCCCATTCAGGCTATGACCCTCCCAGTAGCCTTGGGCGGCAACGACATCATTGGTCAGGCAAAAACCGGTACCGGTAAAACTTTGGGCTTTGGCATCCCTGCCTTGCAGCGAGTCATCCGCGAAGGTGACCAGGGCTATGAAGACCTTGCCTTCCCGGGCGCACCACAGGCACTGATTGTCGCACCTACGCGTGAACTAGCCATCCAGGTCGGCGCCGATTTGGCCCAGGCTTCCAAGCACTCAAATATTTCCATCACCACCATCTACGGCGGCCGTCCCTACGAAGAGCAGATTGCTGCACTGAAGGCCGGTACCGATGTCATCGTCGGAACCCCCGGACGACTGATCGACCTGAACCGTCAACGCGTGCTGAACCTCAAGCAGGTGCGCACTGTGGTTCTGGATGAAGCAGACGAGATGTTGGATCTGGGCTTCCTGCCCGATGTAGAACGTATCTTGGCAGCCCTTCCGCCAGTCCGCCAGGCTATGCTGTTCTCGGCCACCATGCCCGGCGCCGTAATCACCATGGCTCGCCGCTACATGTCGCGTCCTACTCACATTCGTGCGCAGGATCCAGGCGATGACGAGTCACTGACCAAGCGCAACATCCGCCAGCTGGTCTACCGTGCACACAACATGGATAAAGACGAGATGGTTGCTCGCTTGTTGCAGGCTGAGGGCCGTGGCAAAACCATCATCTTCACCCAAACCAAGCGTTCGGCTGCCAAGCTCACTGATGAGCTAGTGGACCGCGGCTTTAACGCCGGGTCCTTGCACGGAGATTTGGGCCAGGGTGCCCGCGAACAGGCTTTGAAGGCTTTCCGCTCCGGCAAGGTTGATATCTTGGTTGCCACCGACGTGGCTGCCCGCGGTATCGACGTGGATGATGTCACCCACGTGGTTAACCTGCAGTGCCCAGACGATGAAAACACCTACCTGCACCGTGTTGGCCGTACCGGCCGTGCCGGCAACACCGGTACCGCAGTCACCTTTGTGGACTGGGATTCGGTGCCTCGCTGGTCCCTGATCAACAAGGCTCTGGGCCTGAATGTGCCTGAACCAGTGGAAACCTACTCCTCTTCACCGCACTTCTTCACCGACCTTGATATCCCAAAGGGAACCAAGGGCCACTTGCCACGTGCCAAGAAGGCCAACGGTGCCGAGGGTGAAAGATCAGCACGCAACGAGGATTCCCCACGCACCCCACGTCGTCGCAGTAACACTCGTTCACGCACACGTACCGTCAATGGACAGCGCACCGAAAAGCGTGCCGCCCAGGGCGAGGGTGCGGAGCAGGAGGGTTCGCGTCACGGACACTCTAAGGGCAAGCAGGATCGTCCGGCCCGCGAGAACGAGCGTCATCGCCAGACCCAGCAGGCCGGTGCCGAAGGTGTAGGCACTGCGCAGGCTCCAGCCCAGGCACGTCGTCGCCGTCCTCGCCGTCGTACTCGCAGCACCGATGCGGGCGGGCAGGACTAG
- a CDS encoding DNA-methyltransferase encodes MPETGPTDAVASAGPASANTVYHGDNLSVLAALPEQSFTLIYVDPPFNTGRKQTRAQRTMVRAAEGEGDRTGFQGRAYNTELGTARSYHDTFDDYLSFIEPRLREAHRLLAEDGTLYVHLDYREVHYVKVLLDEIFGRDSFLNELIWAYDYGARAKNRWPSKHDTILVYVKNPKQYHFDSSEVDREPYMAPGLVTPEKRALGKLPTDVWWHTIVSPTGKEKTGYPTQKPEGILRRIITASSRPGDWVLDFFAGSGTTGAVAAKLGRQFVLVDQNPEAIDVMRARLPESTTYTKA; translated from the coding sequence ATACCTGAAACCGGACCAACCGATGCCGTAGCATCCGCTGGTCCGGCGTCAGCCAATACCGTGTATCACGGGGATAATCTCAGTGTTCTCGCGGCTCTGCCGGAGCAGAGTTTCACGTTAATCTACGTGGATCCACCGTTTAACACCGGTCGAAAACAAACTCGTGCCCAGCGCACCATGGTGCGTGCGGCCGAGGGCGAAGGTGACCGCACCGGTTTCCAAGGGCGCGCCTACAATACCGAGCTAGGAACTGCTCGTTCCTATCACGACACCTTTGATGATTACCTCAGCTTCATTGAGCCTCGGCTACGTGAAGCGCACCGGTTACTCGCTGAAGATGGCACCTTGTACGTGCACCTTGATTATCGAGAGGTGCACTACGTCAAGGTACTGCTCGACGAAATCTTCGGGCGCGACAGTTTCCTCAATGAGTTGATCTGGGCCTATGACTACGGTGCTCGTGCAAAGAACCGCTGGCCTTCCAAACACGACACCATCTTGGTGTATGTGAAGAATCCGAAGCAATATCACTTTGATTCTTCCGAGGTTGACCGCGAACCCTATATGGCTCCCGGTCTGGTAACCCCGGAGAAGCGCGCACTGGGCAAACTTCCCACCGACGTCTGGTGGCACACCATTGTTTCGCCCACCGGCAAGGAAAAGACCGGTTACCCGACCCAAAAGCCTGAAGGGATTTTGCGTCGGATCATCACGGCGTCTTCACGTCCAGGCGACTGGGTGCTGGACTTCTTTGCAGGTTCCGGAACAACCGGAGCCGTGGCAGCAAAGTTGGGCCGTCAGTTTGTCTTAGTGGATCAGAATCCTGAAGCTATCGACGTGATGCGTGCACGGCTTCCCGAATCCACGACCTATACCAAGGCCTGA
- a CDS encoding PHP domain-containing protein, which translates to MRIDLHTHSNVSDGTESPSALIRSAVAAGLDVVALTDHDQTSGWVAAAATAQEVGIGFIPGMEITCQDSQGISVHLLSYLHDPNYQPLLDELDLALNARIIRAQRIVERLAEDYPINWDLVREHCQPGSTVGRPHIADALVAAGIVENRNEAFANVLSFRSRYYVAHPAVDPATAVQLVREAGGVPVFAHPKASARGRVVADKTFYDMIDAGLAGVEVYHRDNSEEGKRWLLKLATEHDLIITGSSDYHGTGKLNRLGENLTEPEMLQRIIQEGTGSQALV; encoded by the coding sequence ATGCGAATTGACCTGCACACCCACTCAAATGTGTCCGACGGAACGGAAAGTCCTTCCGCGCTGATACGATCGGCGGTCGCCGCTGGGCTGGATGTGGTGGCGCTGACCGATCATGATCAGACCAGCGGGTGGGTTGCGGCTGCTGCAACTGCCCAAGAAGTGGGTATCGGGTTTATTCCAGGTATGGAGATCACTTGCCAGGATTCACAGGGGATTAGTGTTCACTTGTTGAGTTACCTTCATGATCCCAACTATCAGCCGTTACTCGATGAACTTGATCTGGCCTTGAACGCGCGCATTATTCGTGCTCAGCGTATCGTTGAGCGGCTTGCTGAAGACTACCCGATCAATTGGGATTTGGTGCGTGAGCATTGCCAACCTGGTTCCACCGTGGGCCGGCCTCATATTGCTGATGCACTGGTGGCCGCCGGGATTGTCGAGAACCGCAATGAAGCTTTTGCCAACGTGCTGTCCTTCCGTTCTCGCTACTATGTCGCTCATCCAGCGGTGGATCCAGCCACAGCGGTGCAATTAGTTCGTGAGGCTGGGGGAGTGCCAGTTTTTGCTCACCCCAAGGCTTCGGCACGTGGACGTGTTGTCGCGGATAAGACCTTTTACGACATGATCGATGCCGGTTTGGCCGGCGTCGAGGTGTATCACCGGGATAATAGTGAAGAAGGCAAACGGTGGTTGCTGAAGTTAGCAACCGAACACGACCTGATCATCACCGGTTCCTCGGACTATCACGGCACCGGAAAACTGAACCGGCTCGGTGAGAATCTCACCGAGCCGGAAATGCTACAACGTATTATTCAAGAAGGAACCGGATCTCAGGCCTTGGTATAG
- a CDS encoding aminopeptidase P family protein: MTNQDSTAQGTDQPLEDRVNNRSQRPTSKAFQEFMASSWATDTSELPEQDEAASYAAARRAKLSENFVGERLVIPAGPLKVRSNDTDYRFRPHSAFAHLTGLGVDHEPDAVLVMEPTDDGAGEKGSNHVSTLYFAPMAGRDSTDFYLNSRSGEFWVGPRPTLSSLAARTGLPTDSLDQLEMAITKNSGPQALGGLRIRLVREVDLNMDALVDTSRINTGQDLEASDSLDTELSEFVSEIRLVKDEYEIAELRKSVAATINGFEDVVRSLDKALEHQRGERVVEGAFFARARLEGNELGYDTIAASGNNATILHWIRNTGSVNDGEVLLLDAGVEADSLYTADITRSLPVSGKYTDVQRKVYQAVLDAADAAFAAVKPGLKFRDLHLIATRVLAERLSEWGILPVSVEEAMDPEGQHHRRWMPHGTSHHLGLDVHDCAQARAELYLDAELKEGMVFTIEPGLYFKDEDLAIPEEYRGLGVRIEDDILVTANGAENLSAALPRNPDEVEAWMAKLRG; encoded by the coding sequence ATGACCAATCAAGATTCAACTGCACAAGGCACAGATCAGCCGTTGGAAGACCGAGTGAACAACCGTTCCCAGCGTCCAACGTCCAAAGCATTCCAAGAATTCATGGCTTCATCGTGGGCTACTGATACTTCTGAATTGCCAGAACAGGATGAAGCTGCAAGCTATGCAGCGGCCCGTCGTGCAAAACTCTCCGAGAATTTCGTGGGCGAACGCCTCGTTATTCCTGCCGGTCCACTCAAGGTTCGTTCCAACGACACGGACTACCGTTTCCGCCCGCATTCGGCGTTCGCACACCTGACCGGTCTGGGCGTAGACCATGAACCAGATGCCGTGCTGGTCATGGAACCAACCGACGATGGTGCTGGCGAAAAGGGCAGCAACCACGTATCAACACTGTATTTCGCTCCAATGGCGGGGCGCGACAGCACCGATTTCTACCTCAACTCACGCTCCGGTGAATTCTGGGTAGGCCCTCGTCCAACCTTGTCCTCGCTTGCAGCGCGCACCGGGTTGCCAACAGATTCTTTGGATCAGTTGGAAATGGCGATCACCAAGAATTCCGGTCCTCAGGCCTTGGGTGGGCTTCGTATCCGCCTCGTGCGTGAAGTTGATCTGAACATGGATGCCTTGGTTGATACCTCGCGCATCAACACCGGCCAGGACCTGGAAGCTAGCGACTCGCTGGATACCGAACTCTCCGAGTTTGTTTCGGAAATTCGTTTGGTGAAGGACGAGTACGAAATCGCCGAATTGCGTAAGTCTGTAGCCGCAACCATCAACGGTTTCGAAGACGTCGTGCGTAGCTTGGATAAGGCGCTGGAACACCAGCGTGGTGAACGTGTCGTTGAGGGCGCTTTCTTTGCTCGTGCCCGTTTAGAAGGCAACGAGCTGGGCTACGACACGATCGCCGCCTCGGGCAATAACGCGACCATCCTGCACTGGATCCGCAACACTGGTTCGGTGAACGATGGCGAGGTCCTGCTCCTCGATGCAGGCGTTGAAGCTGACTCTCTGTACACCGCAGACATCACCCGTTCTCTGCCGGTCTCCGGTAAGTACACCGATGTTCAGCGCAAGGTCTACCAGGCTGTTCTCGACGCTGCCGATGCCGCCTTTGCTGCGGTGAAGCCAGGACTGAAGTTCCGCGACCTTCACCTCATCGCAACTCGCGTACTTGCTGAGCGCCTTTCCGAGTGGGGCATCTTGCCGGTCTCGGTCGAAGAAGCCATGGATCCCGAGGGCCAGCACCACCGTCGTTGGATGCCACACGGCACCAGCCACCACCTGGGCCTCGACGTCCACGACTGTGCGCAGGCGCGAGCTGAACTGTACTTGGATGCAGAGCTGAAGGAAGGCATGGTGTTCACCATCGAGCCAGGCCTGTACTTCAAGGATGAGGATCTAGCGATTCCCGAAGAGTACCGCGGCTTAGGCGTGCGCATCGAAGATGACATTCTTGTCACTGCCAATGGTGCGGAAAACCTAAGTGCCGCGCTTCCACGCAACCCTGATGAGGTTGAGGCGTGGATGGCTAAGCTCCGCGGCTAG
- a CDS encoding general stress protein, with protein MTSPHGVNSISPNGLPRGELLGRYTSYLDAQKLVDYLADNDFPVASVSIVGNDVRTVERVTAKLSYPKVALAGAAQGGMMGLFVGLLLSLFGGGGNGLYQILSAIGLGMAIWMIAGVVSYSTRRGKRDFASSSQFVATSFDVVVDFEHAQAARTLAAKLPMRPHPGAAQPAPTQAQPQAPSAAPAAPATAPAASPETANSSEASDSSRGQFPDLPDGRPRYGVRVNDSKPASQAAPEPQEQPERSAQTQQQDSASQDAPAESEPEQDLSTVEPKVNPSNTSAQQPKDKDSEA; from the coding sequence ATGACCTCGCCTCATGGAGTAAATTCGATCAGCCCCAACGGTTTGCCTCGCGGAGAACTGCTTGGACGTTACACCAGCTACCTCGACGCGCAGAAACTCGTCGATTACTTAGCAGATAATGACTTTCCTGTTGCCTCGGTAAGCATTGTTGGTAATGATGTACGCACCGTGGAGCGAGTCACGGCAAAACTTTCGTACCCAAAGGTGGCCCTGGCTGGTGCTGCTCAGGGTGGCATGATGGGCCTGTTTGTCGGCCTACTACTTTCGCTCTTTGGTGGCGGTGGAAACGGCCTGTACCAGATCCTGTCTGCCATCGGTTTGGGCATGGCCATCTGGATGATTGCTGGCGTCGTGAGCTACTCGACACGACGCGGTAAGCGTGACTTCGCTTCCTCGAGCCAGTTCGTGGCCACCAGCTTTGACGTGGTTGTGGACTTTGAGCATGCACAGGCCGCACGAACCCTCGCCGCTAAACTTCCGATGCGTCCGCATCCAGGCGCAGCACAACCAGCGCCGACTCAGGCACAGCCGCAGGCTCCTTCGGCTGCTCCTGCCGCGCCGGCGACGGCACCAGCTGCGTCCCCAGAAACAGCGAACTCGAGCGAAGCATCGGATTCTTCCCGCGGTCAGTTCCCTGATCTTCCCGATGGTCGTCCACGCTACGGTGTGCGAGTCAACGATTCGAAGCCAGCTTCACAGGCAGCGCCAGAGCCACAAGAGCAGCCAGAGCGTTCGGCTCAGACGCAGCAGCAGGACTCCGCTTCGCAGGACGCGCCGGCAGAGTCGGAGCCGGAACAAGATCTCTCGACGGTTGAGCCGAAGGTCAATCCGTCGAATACTTCCGCGCAGCAGCCCAAGGACAAGGACTCCGAGGCGTAA
- a CDS encoding magnesium transporter MgtE N-terminal domain-containing protein, translating into MSAQVSKIFVARLLGLDVFDPLGDRLGRLRDVVVVSRGPQKPAACVGLVVEVPGKRRVFVPMTRIQSMEANQVICSGLVNMRRFQQRGQEILVVAEMFDRPITFVDGSGRGIIEDVGLIQTRRGDWEINEYYVQRGVPSSSLLGLRSRRRDKVLVSWQDLRHGSQNEPQSADTFVATHDEMKPADFADALHEMNEKRRLEIAAHLQDERLADVLQELPDREQVQILSALGLERAADVLEEMDPDDAADLLAGIGEETKHQLLDLMNEEEAKDVRRLLAYPEGTAGSVMTPVPVILTPESTVAEALASVRLEELSPALASTVYVVRPPLETPTGRYLGQVHIQALLRAAPPEPLGDILDTELEPMSDLADISEVVRHLATYNLTSVGVTNKEGRLVGAITVDDVLDHILPDDWRSQD; encoded by the coding sequence GTGAGCGCACAAGTGTCTAAAATCTTCGTCGCCCGACTTCTCGGGCTTGATGTCTTCGACCCCTTGGGCGACCGTCTTGGCCGTTTACGCGACGTTGTTGTCGTTTCCCGTGGTCCGCAAAAACCTGCAGCTTGTGTGGGTTTGGTCGTCGAGGTCCCTGGCAAACGCCGGGTCTTTGTACCAATGACGCGTATTCAGTCCATGGAAGCTAACCAAGTGATCTGTTCCGGCTTGGTGAACATGCGCCGCTTCCAACAGCGTGGCCAAGAAATCTTGGTTGTCGCCGAAATGTTCGACCGCCCCATTACCTTTGTTGATGGTTCAGGCCGCGGAATTATTGAAGACGTAGGTCTGATTCAGACCCGTCGCGGCGACTGGGAAATCAACGAATACTATGTGCAACGAGGCGTACCTTCCTCGTCACTTCTTGGCTTGCGTTCGCGCCGTCGCGACAAGGTGTTGGTGTCGTGGCAGGATCTTCGCCATGGCTCTCAAAATGAGCCACAGTCAGCCGATACTTTCGTGGCGACCCACGATGAAATGAAACCAGCTGACTTCGCCGACGCGCTTCATGAAATGAATGAAAAGCGCCGTCTGGAAATTGCAGCCCACCTGCAAGATGAGCGCCTGGCTGACGTGCTTCAGGAGCTGCCTGACCGTGAACAGGTCCAGATTCTTTCTGCTCTGGGCCTTGAGCGCGCCGCGGACGTGCTCGAAGAAATGGATCCGGACGATGCTGCGGACCTTCTGGCCGGAATTGGTGAAGAAACCAAGCATCAGCTGCTGGATTTGATGAATGAGGAAGAAGCCAAGGACGTTCGCCGTCTGCTGGCCTATCCTGAGGGCACTGCCGGTTCGGTGATGACCCCGGTACCGGTGATCCTCACGCCCGAGTCAACCGTGGCCGAAGCGTTAGCATCAGTGCGTTTAGAAGAGCTAAGCCCGGCGCTCGCCTCCACTGTCTATGTGGTTCGCCCGCCACTAGAAACACCTACTGGACGTTATCTCGGTCAGGTACATATTCAGGCGCTGCTTCGTGCCGCGCCTCCCGAACCCTTGGGTGACATTCTTGATACTGAGCTAGAGCCGATGTCTGATCTGGCCGACATTTCAGAAGTTGTCAGGCACCTAGCAACGTATAACCTCACCAGTGTGGGCGTGACGAACAAAGAAGGTCGGCTCGTCGGAGCCATTACCGTCGATGACGTGCTAGACCACATTCTTCCCGATGATTGGCGCTCTCAGGACTAA
- a CDS encoding DUF1003 domain-containing protein, with the protein MAEQRKTNGLDTPLAARQRFWPRFSPNPDLFGSATEKFARFMGTPQFLLYMTVFCAFWLIWNSMAPMSWRFDDATIGFTALTLMLSLQASYAAPLLLLAQNRQDDRDRVSLSEDRARAERNLYDTEYLTRELASLRLALRDVATRDYVRSELRNVLEELLETSEGEELHLRAKKKSGSKNSSPQTGVIETIAPQQSKQRKNKSN; encoded by the coding sequence ATGGCTGAGCAGCGTAAGACGAATGGCCTGGACACCCCACTGGCAGCACGACAACGGTTCTGGCCCCGGTTCTCCCCCAACCCTGACCTCTTTGGTTCGGCGACGGAGAAATTCGCTCGCTTTATGGGCACTCCCCAGTTCTTGTTGTACATGACAGTGTTCTGTGCCTTCTGGCTCATTTGGAATTCAATGGCGCCCATGAGCTGGCGTTTTGATGATGCCACCATCGGCTTCACCGCTCTGACGTTGATGCTCTCGCTACAGGCTTCCTACGCTGCACCACTTTTGTTGCTAGCCCAGAACCGTCAGGACGACCGTGACCGTGTTTCGTTGTCTGAAGACCGCGCCCGTGCTGAGCGCAACCTCTACGACACCGAATACCTCACCCGCGAATTGGCCTCGCTGCGTTTAGCACTGCGCGATGTCGCAACTCGTGACTACGTCCGTTCCGAATTGCGCAACGTGCTTGAAGAGCTGTTGGAGACTTCTGAAGGTGAAGAGCTCCACCTGCGTGCAAAGAAAAAGAGTGGTTCTAAGAACTCTTCCCCGCAGACCGGGGTCATTGAAACTATCGCCCCTCAGCAGTCAAAGCAGCGGAAGAACAAGAGCAATTGA
- a CDS encoding Mrp/NBP35 family ATP-binding protein: MSNSQVLLDALNTVNDPELRRPITELDMVESAQLDGTTARVTVLLTIAGCPMQSTIEADVTAALMGVAGVENVEVILGVMDPEQRAALRERLASRRTPFSDPNSLTRVIAVASGKGGVGKSSITANLATHLASQGLKVGLIDADVHGFSIPSLMGITQNPTRMDDMILPPVAHGVKVISIGMFLDSNQPVIWRGPMLHRALEQFLSDVYFGDLDYLFLDLPPGTGDMAISVSQLLPNSELLVITTPQSTATEVAERAGTIALQTDQKVIGVVENMSFLQLPDGTRMEVFGSGGGAKLSESLTEQLGYPVNLLAQIPLEESVRIGSDQGTPVVLSDSQSPAATALQELVEKLVQRPRGLAGRSLPMSF, from the coding sequence TTGAGCAATTCGCAAGTCCTCCTTGATGCACTAAACACAGTTAATGATCCTGAACTGCGCCGTCCGATTACTGAGCTGGACATGGTGGAATCGGCGCAGCTGGATGGCACGACCGCCCGCGTAACCGTCCTGCTGACAATCGCAGGTTGTCCTATGCAATCCACCATTGAAGCAGACGTTACGGCAGCGCTGATGGGCGTTGCTGGGGTAGAAAACGTCGAGGTGATTCTCGGTGTGATGGATCCTGAGCAACGCGCTGCGTTGCGTGAACGACTGGCTAGTCGCCGTACGCCATTTTCAGATCCGAATTCACTGACCCGCGTCATCGCCGTGGCCAGTGGAAAGGGTGGTGTCGGTAAGTCTTCCATTACCGCCAACCTCGCCACGCATCTTGCATCTCAAGGCTTGAAAGTCGGCCTGATTGACGCGGATGTTCACGGATTCTCTATCCCTTCCCTGATGGGGATCACACAGAACCCCACCCGCATGGACGACATGATTCTGCCACCGGTAGCCCATGGCGTGAAGGTGATTTCCATTGGCATGTTCCTAGATTCGAACCAGCCGGTGATTTGGCGCGGCCCCATGCTGCATCGGGCGTTGGAACAGTTCCTCTCCGACGTGTATTTCGGGGATCTGGACTATCTGTTCCTCGATTTGCCACCTGGCACGGGAGATATGGCGATCTCCGTTTCCCAGCTCTTGCCCAATAGCGAGCTTCTGGTGATCACCACCCCACAATCCACGGCGACCGAAGTTGCTGAACGTGCTGGGACGATTGCTCTGCAGACCGATCAAAAGGTCATCGGGGTCGTGGAGAATATGAGCTTCTTACAGCTACCGGACGGGACCCGTATGGAGGTCTTCGGCTCCGGCGGCGGCGCAAAGCTCAGCGAGTCGTTAACAGAACAGCTCGGCTATCCGGTCAACCTATTAGCCCAGATCCCTTTGGAAGAATCCGTACGTATCGGCTCCGATCAGGGCACCCCGGTCGTACTCAGCGATTCTCAGTCTCCGGCCGCCACTGCACTGCAGGAATTAGTCGAGAAACTAGTACAGCGACCGCGCGGACTTGCCGGGCGATCGCTGCCGATGTCATTCTAA
- a CDS encoding sec-independent translocase yields the protein MDLFGINGSEFIVLAVLAVVILGPEKLPEYAKKLANLVKEVRRMANGAKEQLREEVGDEVADIDWRKLDPRQYDPRRIIKEALVDEFDDAINVAKASPETSPAPVRTAIAPETQKQKQLEANEAAPFDSEAT from the coding sequence GTGGATCTTTTTGGAATTAACGGTAGCGAGTTCATTGTTCTCGCAGTACTCGCGGTCGTCATTCTCGGACCCGAAAAGTTGCCTGAATACGCCAAAAAGTTAGCGAACCTCGTCAAAGAAGTTCGACGTATGGCCAACGGAGCCAAAGAACAGTTGCGCGAGGAAGTCGGCGATGAAGTCGCCGACATTGACTGGCGAAAACTTGATCCTCGGCAATATGACCCCCGCCGGATCATCAAGGAGGCCCTGGTTGATGAGTTTGATGACGCCATCAATGTAGCCAAGGCTTCCCCAGAAACTTCTCCGGCTCCGGTGCGCACTGCGATTGCTCCGGAAACTCAGAAGCAGAAACAGCTTGAAGCTAACGAAGCAGCTCCCTTCGATTCCGAAGCTACCTAA